The following coding sequences are from one Triticum aestivum cultivar Chinese Spring chromosome 5A, IWGSC CS RefSeq v2.1, whole genome shotgun sequence window:
- the LOC123106634 gene encoding putative lipid-transfer protein DIR1, whose amino-acid sequence MAKSQALAATLLLVVVVSLAAIESVHGVCGMSNDEFKLCQPAAAVNNPTNSPSAECCAALGKTNLSCICRYKGMAGIWLKMYHIDARRAMALPGKCGLTMPSNCS is encoded by the coding sequence ATGGCCAAGTCACAGGCATTGGCAGCAACATTGTTGCTTGTCGTGGTGGTGTCCCTTGCCGCAATAGAGAGTGTTCATGGCGTTTGCGGCATGTCGAATGACGAATTCAAGCTTTGTCAGCCTGCGGCGGCAGTGAATAACCCGACAAATAGTCCATCTGCTGAGTGTTGTGCCGCGCTAGGAAAGACAAACCTATCGTGCATCTGCCGCTACAAAGGCATGGCCGGCATATGGCTGAAAATGTATCATATTGACGCACGTCGTGCCATGGCACTACCAGGCAAGTGCGGACTTACCATGCCAAGCAACTGCTCTTGA